One Novosphingobium sp. EMRT-2 DNA segment encodes these proteins:
- a CDS encoding energy transducer TonB: protein MKVADYNQGEASQTAIPQPARIGEGVTPGRYQPSHRPRWISLGLIAALHVAGFYALQHLDVSTVRQLPASPLVVDLLPLDLQEPPPKAVALPTQKVFEEVQMPKPQPIVASPPIVAVPAPAPPIQTTPEAEPAPPAPVKAAQDAKPAPARASDALANLNTRLISADPPRYPVESRRLREMGTVVLMVVVDEGGRVRDISIATSSGVERLDKAALNAVRRWRWSPTIVDGRPSQVRGLVRIPFELKEND from the coding sequence ATGAAAGTCGCCGATTACAACCAGGGCGAAGCCTCGCAGACGGCCATCCCACAACCAGCTCGGATAGGGGAGGGAGTGACCCCCGGTCGCTATCAGCCGAGCCACAGGCCACGCTGGATCTCCCTCGGCCTGATCGCGGCTCTCCATGTCGCGGGCTTCTACGCACTCCAGCATCTCGATGTGAGCACCGTGCGCCAGCTTCCGGCATCACCACTGGTGGTCGATCTCCTGCCGCTCGATCTGCAGGAACCGCCACCGAAGGCGGTCGCCCTTCCTACACAGAAGGTGTTCGAAGAGGTGCAGATGCCCAAGCCTCAACCGATTGTGGCATCTCCCCCGATCGTGGCGGTTCCGGCACCGGCTCCGCCAATCCAGACCACGCCGGAAGCCGAGCCGGCACCCCCGGCACCAGTCAAAGCCGCTCAGGACGCGAAACCGGCTCCCGCTCGCGCTAGCGACGCGCTGGCCAACCTCAACACACGGCTCATCTCCGCCGACCCTCCCCGCTATCCGGTGGAATCGCGGCGGCTGCGCGAAATGGGCACGGTGGTTCTAATGGTCGTGGTCGACGAGGGTGGGCGGGTCCGCGACATTTCGATCGCGACAAGCAGCGGCGTCGAGCGCCTCGACAAGGCAGCGCTCAACGCAGTTCGGCGCTGGCGATGGTCGCCGACGATAGTCGACGGGCGGCCAAGCCAGGTCCGCGGTCTTGTCCGCATACCCTTCGAACTTAAGGAGAACGACTGA
- a CDS encoding efflux RND transporter permease subunit, with product MIERLLRSQSRAFVLIAMAMAVAGLVAALSMPIGLFPQVSFPRVVVDLDSGSRPASQTALTVTRPVEEAIRAVPGVQNVRSETSRGSAQISVDFGWGRDMVASTLLIDSAIARVVPTLPAGTAYDVRRMDPTVFPIISYALVSNTADPVALQDLARYQITPLLSSISGLARVGVQGGETGEVQVLADPHRLADHNLAMSDLVNAIRDGNVLSAVGQVQDRGRLSLVIADRSVIAARDVGDIVVQSDPTGVVRVRDVATVQDGRMPQWQRIVEDGHPAVLLNIYEQPDGNAVQIAQQVQQKLAGFKLPPDVKLVNWYDQSELVTQSVANVRDAVLIGLVLAALVLFWFLRSWRVTLVAVIVVPGTLAATVLVLSALGMSFNIMTLGGIAAAVGLLIDDVIVMVEHIARRAGARDENGQSRGAAAVFPAAHEFMTPLTGSSLATLIVFLPLAFLTGITGAFSKALSLTMAAALGISWAMTAFVVPVLVRWLVDFDSWHDPGEAGEGRVAAAHDRVLDRLARQPWLLAVIAVPLLVIGYIGYSAVPTGFMPKVDEGGFIMDYYTVPGTSLDETSRQVGQIDAMLRTNPDVLTFSRRLGTGLGGDLGQSYHGDYFVRLKPGHSKPTDEIATGVADKVARKVPGVEVEVAQLMEDLIGDLTAVPQPIEVKLFASDPSVLYGEAKKVAALISKINGVIEVKDGVRLAGDALDVHVDPVRAGLESVTPAEVETQLSNALTGATATTLAQATKAVDVRVRLPNAMTISETEIAQLPIRATDGHVFPLSRVATITPVAGQPQLSRENLEPMVAVTGRIQGRGIGAAVGDVIAALDKPGTLGAGVRYEMGGLYQQQQIAFAGLIRVFGAALIAEFILLLLLYRRFWLPVIIIGCSLLSTTAVFTALWIAGVDLNITALMGMTMIIGIGTEMAIFYVSEFEEMSRHMPPVEAAREASRHRLRPITMTTLAAILTLLPLALAIGQGSGIQQPLAIAIIAGLLLQYPLVLIAMPILVRLTLPK from the coding sequence ATGATCGAACGGCTGCTTCGCTCGCAATCACGCGCATTCGTCCTGATAGCCATGGCCATGGCGGTGGCTGGCCTCGTAGCCGCGCTCTCCATGCCGATCGGGCTATTCCCTCAGGTTTCCTTCCCGCGCGTGGTCGTCGACCTGGATTCTGGCAGTCGCCCCGCGAGCCAGACGGCGCTCACCGTCACGCGGCCGGTCGAAGAAGCGATCCGCGCCGTGCCGGGTGTGCAGAATGTTCGTTCCGAAACCAGTCGGGGTTCGGCGCAGATCTCGGTCGATTTCGGCTGGGGCCGCGACATGGTCGCGAGCACGCTCCTGATCGATTCCGCCATCGCGCGCGTCGTGCCGACGCTCCCCGCCGGCACGGCCTATGATGTACGTCGGATGGACCCCACCGTCTTTCCGATCATCTCCTATGCGCTGGTCTCGAACACGGCGGACCCGGTCGCGCTGCAGGATCTCGCCCGCTACCAGATCACGCCTCTGCTTTCATCCATCTCCGGGCTGGCACGCGTCGGCGTCCAGGGCGGCGAAACGGGCGAGGTGCAGGTGCTTGCCGACCCGCATCGGCTCGCCGACCACAATCTCGCGATGTCCGACCTGGTCAACGCCATCCGCGACGGCAATGTGCTGAGCGCGGTCGGACAGGTGCAGGACCGCGGCCGCCTCTCGCTGGTCATTGCCGACCGCAGTGTCATCGCCGCGCGGGATGTTGGCGACATCGTCGTCCAGTCCGATCCCACCGGCGTGGTTCGCGTGCGCGATGTCGCCACCGTGCAGGATGGCCGAATGCCGCAATGGCAACGGATCGTCGAGGATGGCCACCCCGCCGTCCTGCTCAACATCTATGAACAGCCCGACGGCAATGCAGTGCAAATCGCCCAGCAGGTTCAACAGAAGCTTGCCGGATTCAAGCTTCCGCCCGACGTCAAATTGGTCAACTGGTACGACCAGAGCGAGCTCGTCACCCAGTCGGTCGCGAACGTGCGTGATGCGGTTCTCATCGGCCTGGTCCTCGCCGCCCTTGTGCTCTTCTGGTTCCTGCGCAGCTGGCGCGTGACCCTGGTGGCGGTCATCGTGGTCCCGGGGACGCTCGCGGCGACCGTGCTGGTGCTGAGCGCGCTGGGCATGAGCTTCAACATCATGACCTTGGGCGGAATTGCCGCAGCCGTCGGCCTCCTGATCGACGATGTCATCGTCATGGTCGAGCACATCGCCCGCCGGGCCGGCGCCAGAGACGAGAATGGGCAGTCCCGGGGCGCCGCTGCGGTTTTCCCGGCCGCCCACGAGTTCATGACGCCACTGACGGGCTCGAGCCTCGCGACGCTGATCGTCTTCCTGCCCCTCGCCTTCCTCACCGGCATCACCGGCGCCTTCTCCAAGGCACTCTCGCTGACGATGGCGGCCGCGCTCGGCATCTCCTGGGCGATGACCGCATTCGTCGTGCCGGTGCTGGTCCGCTGGCTGGTCGATTTCGACAGCTGGCACGATCCGGGCGAGGCGGGCGAAGGGCGCGTGGCCGCGGCGCACGATCGCGTGCTCGATCGGCTCGCCCGGCAACCCTGGCTCCTCGCAGTGATTGCTGTTCCGCTCCTGGTGATCGGCTACATCGGCTATTCGGCCGTCCCGACCGGCTTCATGCCGAAGGTCGACGAAGGCGGGTTCATCATGGACTATTACACCGTGCCCGGAACCTCGCTCGACGAGACAAGCCGGCAGGTGGGGCAGATCGACGCCATGCTGCGCACCAACCCGGACGTTCTGACCTTCTCGCGGCGTCTCGGAACCGGCCTCGGCGGCGATCTCGGCCAGAGCTACCACGGCGACTATTTCGTCCGGCTGAAACCCGGCCACAGCAAGCCGACTGACGAGATCGCCACCGGCGTCGCCGACAAGGTGGCGCGCAAGGTACCCGGCGTCGAGGTCGAGGTCGCGCAGCTGATGGAGGATCTGATCGGCGACCTGACGGCAGTTCCACAGCCGATCGAGGTCAAGCTGTTCGCCTCGGATCCATCCGTTCTGTATGGGGAAGCAAAGAAGGTTGCGGCGCTGATCTCAAAGATCAACGGGGTCATCGAGGTCAAGGACGGCGTCCGCCTCGCTGGCGATGCCCTCGACGTGCATGTCGATCCGGTTCGGGCGGGCCTTGAGAGCGTGACCCCTGCCGAGGTGGAAACGCAGCTCTCCAATGCGCTCACCGGCGCCACGGCCACCACGCTCGCCCAGGCGACCAAGGCGGTCGATGTCCGTGTACGGCTGCCCAATGCCATGACGATCAGCGAGACCGAGATTGCCCAGCTGCCGATCCGCGCGACGGACGGACATGTCTTCCCTCTCTCGCGGGTGGCCACGATTACGCCGGTTGCCGGCCAGCCCCAGCTCAGCCGCGAGAATCTGGAGCCGATGGTCGCCGTGACCGGCCGCATCCAGGGCCGCGGCATCGGCGCGGCCGTCGGCGACGTCATCGCCGCACTGGATAAGCCCGGAACGCTCGGGGCCGGCGTGCGCTACGAAATGGGCGGGCTCTATCAGCAGCAGCAGATCGCCTTTGCCGGCCTCATCCGCGTGTTCGGCGCGGCGCTTATCGCGGAGTTCATTCTGCTCCTGCTGCTCTATCGGCGCTTCTGGCTGCCGGTGATCATCATCGGCTGCTCGCTGCTCTCGACCACGGCGGTGTTCACCGCGCTCTGGATCGCGGGCGTAGATCTTAACATCACGGCGCTCATGGGCATGACGATGATCATCGGCATCGGCACGGAAATGGCCATCTTCTACGTCTCGGAATTCGAGGAGATGTCCCGGCACATGCCGCCGGTCGAAGCGGCGCGCGAGGCGAGCCGCCATCGGTTGCGCCCAATCACCATGACCACGCTGGCGGCGATCCTGACCTTGCTGCCGCTGGCGCTCGCCATCGGCCAGGGCTCGGGTATTCAACAGCCGCTGGCGATCGCGATCATCGCCGGGCTGCTATTGCAATATCCTCTGGTGTTGATCGCCATGCCGATCCTCGTGCGCCTGACATTGCCGAAATAA